A region from the Nocardioides plantarum genome encodes:
- a CDS encoding SRPBCC family protein has protein sequence MTTVSRTFLVQPEPAVVIDYLKDFAHAEAWDPGTEKCTQESPGEIRVGTRWHNVSKIAGVTTELTYTLETLTPGRLVFRGENDSASTTDTITVQAKGGGSEITYDAVIEPKGAGKLGEPLLKLLFERIGTKTEKQMTEVLDGLPA, from the coding sequence ATGACCACCGTGAGCCGTACCTTCCTCGTCCAGCCCGAGCCTGCCGTCGTCATCGACTACCTCAAGGACTTCGCCCACGCCGAGGCATGGGACCCGGGCACGGAGAAGTGCACCCAGGAGTCGCCCGGCGAGATCCGCGTCGGCACCCGCTGGCACAACGTCTCCAAGATCGCCGGCGTGACCACCGAGCTGACCTACACCCTCGAGACCCTCACGCCCGGCCGGCTCGTCTTCCGGGGCGAGAACGACTCGGCCTCGACCACCGACACCATCACCGTGCAGGCCAAGGGCGGCGGCAGCGAGATCACCTATGACGCCGTGATCGAGCCCAAGGGTGCCGGCAAGCTCGGCGAGCCGCTGCTCAAGCTGCTCTTCGAGCGCATCGGCACCAAGACCGAGAAGCAGATGACCGAGGTCCTCGACGGCCTTCCTGCGTGA
- a CDS encoding endo alpha-1,4 polygalactosaminidase yields MRRLLGLLLVSVLLVPIGGGTAYARVEPMPRGTDADYQLGGEDSVPAHVGIVARDRTERSVGGKYNICYVNGFQTQPNEKRFWQHRSHRDLVLRKNGKPVVDENWGEWLLDIRTPAKRKRIASIMGRWVAGCAKHGFQAVEFDNLDSYTRSRWLIERADAVAFARLLVREAHSAGLAAAQKNLADLDGTRLGFDLAVAESCAEFAECWRYARYYGSQVVMVEYRRADFDKGCDRYGRTHPIVLRDLDLSPSYTPRFC; encoded by the coding sequence GTGCGTCGTCTCCTGGGTCTGCTCCTCGTGTCCGTGCTGCTCGTCCCGATCGGAGGCGGTACGGCGTACGCCCGGGTGGAGCCCATGCCGCGCGGCACCGACGCCGACTACCAGCTCGGCGGCGAGGACTCGGTGCCCGCGCACGTCGGCATCGTGGCGCGCGACCGCACCGAGCGCTCGGTCGGCGGGAAGTACAACATCTGCTACGTCAACGGCTTCCAGACCCAGCCCAACGAGAAGCGGTTCTGGCAGCACCGGAGCCACCGCGACCTGGTGCTGCGCAAGAACGGCAAGCCGGTGGTCGACGAGAACTGGGGGGAGTGGCTGCTCGACATCCGCACCCCGGCCAAGCGCAAGCGGATCGCCTCGATCATGGGCCGATGGGTCGCCGGCTGCGCCAAGCACGGCTTCCAGGCCGTGGAGTTCGACAACCTCGACTCCTACACGCGGTCCCGGTGGCTGATCGAGCGCGCCGACGCCGTCGCGTTCGCCCGGCTGCTGGTGCGCGAGGCGCACTCGGCCGGACTGGCCGCCGCCCAGAAGAACCTCGCCGACCTCGACGGCACCCGGCTCGGGTTCGACCTCGCGGTGGCCGAGTCGTGCGCGGAGTTCGCCGAGTGCTGGCGCTACGCGCGCTACTACGGCAGCCAGGTGGTCATGGTGGAGTACCGCCGGGCCGACTTCGACAAGGGCTGTGACCGGTACGGCCGGACCCACCCGATCGTCCTGCGCGACCTCGACCTCAGCCCGTCGTACACGCCCAGGTTCTGCTGA
- a CDS encoding acetyl-CoA hydrolase/transferase C-terminal domain-containing protein, with amino-acid sequence MDLTTALRRLPPDPRVLVSGNHATPWHTLSLVDAALDSYRLWALNGQRGLPDRAGVVLETSFVGPGMRGSPRLSYVPSRLSLVPLLLSTTQVPDLVLLHTTRPRGGRVSLGIEVNVLPAAVDAVRRRGGLVVAQVNDRLPWTFGDAEVDLDLVDVLVEADEPLPVPVHVPVDEAAAAIGALVAERVPDGATLQAGIGAVPDATMHGLVGRRGLKVWTEMFSDSVLALEKAGALDRSAPVVASFLFGSDELLDWVDGNERIRMVRTEVTNDPARIAANPAMVSVNTALQVDLFGQANASRIRARIHSGFGGQTDFIVGALHSPGGQAVIALRSWHPRADVSTIVPMVEEPVTSFQMSAVVTEQGVAEMFGRDQTTQAVNLIEHAAHPDVREELREEGVALGLLPVTG; translated from the coding sequence ATGGACCTGACCACGGCGCTGCGTCGCCTGCCGCCGGACCCCCGCGTGCTGGTGAGCGGCAACCACGCGACGCCGTGGCACACGCTGTCGCTGGTCGACGCCGCGCTCGACTCCTACCGGCTCTGGGCGCTCAACGGTCAGCGCGGGCTGCCGGACCGGGCGGGCGTCGTCCTCGAGACGTCGTTCGTGGGTCCGGGCATGCGGGGGAGCCCGCGGTTGAGCTACGTGCCGTCGCGGCTGTCGTTGGTGCCGCTCCTGCTGAGCACGACCCAGGTGCCCGACCTGGTGCTGCTGCACACGACGCGGCCCCGCGGCGGACGGGTGTCGCTCGGCATCGAGGTCAACGTGCTGCCGGCCGCCGTCGACGCCGTACGACGGCGCGGCGGCCTGGTCGTGGCCCAGGTCAACGACCGGCTGCCCTGGACGTTCGGCGACGCCGAGGTCGACCTCGACCTCGTCGACGTGCTCGTCGAGGCCGACGAGCCGCTGCCGGTCCCGGTGCACGTCCCGGTCGACGAGGCGGCGGCGGCGATCGGGGCGCTGGTGGCCGAGCGGGTCCCGGACGGCGCCACGCTGCAGGCGGGGATCGGTGCGGTGCCCGACGCAACGATGCACGGGCTCGTGGGGCGGCGGGGGCTGAAGGTGTGGACGGAGATGTTCTCCGACTCCGTCCTGGCCCTGGAGAAGGCGGGCGCCCTGGACCGGTCGGCCCCGGTCGTCGCCTCGTTCCTGTTCGGCTCCGACGAGCTGCTCGACTGGGTCGACGGCAACGAGCGGATCCGGATGGTGCGCACCGAGGTCACCAACGACCCCGCGCGCATCGCCGCCAACCCGGCGATGGTGAGCGTCAACACGGCTCTGCAGGTCGACCTGTTCGGGCAGGCCAACGCCTCGCGGATCCGGGCGCGCATCCACTCCGGCTTCGGCGGGCAGACCGACTTCATCGTCGGTGCACTGCACAGCCCGGGCGGACAGGCCGTCATCGCGCTGCGCTCCTGGCACCCGCGGGCCGACGTGTCGACCATCGTGCCGATGGTGGAGGAGCCGGTGACGTCGTTCCAGATGAGCGCGGTGGTGACCGAGCAGGGCGTTGCGGAGATGTTCGGCCGTGACCAGACGACCCAGGCCGTCAACCTGATCGAGCACGCGGCGCACCCCGACGTACGAGAGGAGCTGCGCGAGGAGGGAGTCGCCCTCGGGCTGCTGCCGGTGACCGGCTGA
- a CDS encoding Ig-like domain repeat protein translates to MSSTLSTRAPRGRRARHLLAAGLALTLGVGAVQTASAASASAADSGAGHERAAVGTVYEAEDQVLTGVTKQTEHAGYSGTGYVGGFGATGNSVLTTVTAAATATYDLDVRYANGGGTKTLTLVVNGTERQLTLPGTGGWANYGTLPTRIDLTDGANVVELRRNAADSGSLNLDRLKVVPQIGTRYQAEDAALTNGAAVSTEHAGFTGTGFVGGYWNEGATTTFAVPADEAGESPAVLRYGAGPNPFNGAKRVTLVVNGASQPIILPGFDTWKDWGEFPLSLPLRAGANEVAIRFAPGDDGNVNIDHLDVGAPVPPTCDETIVADDAFDGDELDRCRWTTILNESADGYRVADGALEIDARDGDLSGGVANARNVVLQPAPTTDAWMTETAVSLDGTDNYLQAGLVLWGNAANFAKIMVMRTPADGWTVELGKVTDGKHQYADSAALPTGAQDDVRLRLWADAGRLRGSYSLDDGATWTVIGAEYGTEGLTSPYVGLGAFNGTGAETARFDEFTVGAPVRVDSTVTVSATPASVAVGEPSAVTVQVAAPGATPTGDVTLYDGPVVVGSGPLTDGSATFQVGPYTAAGDHPLSATYAGDTAVAGSTGTGSLVVVANPDPVESTVTVSAAPSTVPVGSSSILTVRVAAPGITPTGQVSVRAGDEVIGSADLNDGTATFQVGPYASAGVRTYTATYLGNDDVAGSTGTGSLTVTAADPQTIASVVTVTAAPGSVQVGGSATITVAVSAEGATPTGKVTLRESGVFVGSGNLVDGTVSFEDGPFSSPGTRTYTATYDGDDTVAGSTGTGSLSVTAVPDPEPVASTVTVVASPGTVQVGQRAAVTVTVAADGTTPAGAVTLRDNGRVLATGTLRSGKATFTVGPYAGAATHTFMATYAGSASVAAGSGTARLVVKAAPRPAIKVRSKVVDAVADRSTGRIKIECVPAGVRCVGPVELRAGGKLLGLGRIDVAGGRTSNVVIRLSARAKAALAKQPSLRANLTVTLKGGGEKRILATLKR, encoded by the coding sequence GTGTCCTCAACCCTCAGCACGCGCGCACCGCGAGGGCGCCGTGCGCGCCACCTGCTCGCCGCCGGGCTCGCCCTGACCCTCGGCGTCGGGGCCGTCCAGACCGCCTCCGCGGCGTCGGCCTCTGCTGCCGACTCGGGTGCCGGCCACGAGCGCGCCGCGGTCGGGACCGTCTACGAGGCCGAGGACCAGGTCCTGACGGGCGTCACGAAGCAGACCGAGCACGCCGGGTACAGCGGCACGGGCTACGTGGGCGGGTTCGGGGCCACCGGCAACAGCGTGCTCACCACGGTCACCGCCGCCGCGACCGCGACGTACGACCTCGACGTCCGCTACGCCAACGGCGGCGGCACCAAGACGCTGACGCTGGTGGTCAACGGCACCGAGCGCCAGCTCACGCTGCCCGGCACGGGCGGCTGGGCCAACTACGGGACCCTGCCGACCCGCATCGACCTGACCGACGGCGCCAACGTCGTCGAGCTGCGGCGCAACGCAGCCGACAGCGGCAGCCTCAACCTCGACCGCCTCAAGGTCGTCCCGCAGATCGGCACCCGCTACCAGGCCGAGGACGCGGCGCTCACCAACGGCGCCGCGGTGTCGACGGAGCACGCCGGGTTCACCGGCACCGGCTTCGTCGGTGGCTACTGGAACGAGGGGGCGACCACGACGTTCGCCGTACCGGCCGACGAGGCCGGGGAGAGCCCCGCCGTGCTGCGCTACGGAGCCGGACCCAACCCGTTCAACGGTGCGAAGCGGGTGACCCTGGTCGTCAACGGGGCCTCCCAGCCGATCATCCTGCCGGGGTTCGACACCTGGAAGGACTGGGGCGAGTTCCCCCTCTCCCTGCCGCTGCGTGCCGGCGCCAACGAGGTCGCGATCCGCTTCGCCCCCGGTGACGACGGCAACGTCAACATCGACCACCTCGACGTGGGTGCCCCGGTGCCGCCGACGTGCGACGAGACGATCGTGGCCGACGACGCCTTCGACGGCGACGAGCTCGACCGCTGCCGGTGGACGACGATCCTCAACGAGTCCGCGGACGGCTACCGCGTCGCCGACGGTGCCCTCGAGATCGACGCCCGCGACGGTGACCTGAGCGGCGGCGTCGCCAACGCGCGCAACGTCGTCCTGCAGCCGGCGCCGACCACCGATGCCTGGATGACCGAGACCGCCGTCTCCCTCGACGGCACCGACAACTACCTCCAGGCCGGGCTGGTCCTGTGGGGCAACGCCGCCAACTTCGCCAAGATCATGGTGATGCGCACGCCGGCCGACGGCTGGACCGTCGAGCTCGGCAAGGTCACCGACGGCAAGCACCAGTACGCCGACTCCGCCGCCCTGCCCACCGGTGCCCAGGACGACGTCCGGCTGCGCCTGTGGGCCGACGCCGGTCGTCTGCGCGGTTCCTACTCGCTCGACGACGGCGCCACCTGGACCGTGATCGGTGCGGAGTACGGCACCGAGGGCCTCACCAGCCCCTACGTCGGGCTCGGCGCGTTCAACGGCACCGGCGCGGAGACCGCTCGCTTCGACGAGTTCACCGTCGGGGCCCCGGTCCGCGTCGACTCCACCGTCACCGTGTCCGCCACACCCGCCTCGGTCGCCGTCGGCGAGCCCTCGGCGGTCACCGTCCAGGTCGCCGCACCCGGCGCCACGCCTACCGGCGACGTGACCCTGTACGACGGCCCCGTGGTCGTCGGCTCCGGCCCCCTGACCGACGGCAGCGCGACCTTCCAGGTCGGCCCCTACACCGCGGCGGGCGACCACCCGCTCAGCGCCACCTACGCCGGTGACACCGCCGTGGCGGGCTCGACCGGCACCGGCTCGCTGGTCGTGGTCGCGAACCCCGACCCCGTCGAGTCCACGGTCACCGTCTCGGCAGCGCCCAGCACCGTGCCGGTCGGGTCGTCCTCGATCCTCACGGTGCGGGTCGCGGCCCCGGGCATCACGCCCACCGGACAGGTCAGCGTGCGCGCGGGTGACGAGGTGATCGGGTCGGCCGACCTGAACGACGGCACCGCCACCTTCCAGGTCGGGCCGTACGCGAGCGCCGGCGTCCGCACCTACACCGCGACGTACCTGGGCAACGACGACGTGGCCGGCTCGACCGGCACCGGCTCGCTGACGGTGACCGCCGCTGACCCGCAGACGATCGCCTCCGTGGTGACCGTCACGGCGGCGCCCGGCAGCGTGCAGGTCGGCGGGTCCGCGACGATCACCGTCGCGGTCTCGGCCGAGGGCGCCACGCCCACCGGCAAGGTGACCCTGCGCGAGAGCGGCGTGTTCGTCGGATCGGGCAACCTGGTCGACGGCACCGTGTCGTTCGAGGACGGGCCGTTCTCCAGCCCCGGCACCCGCACCTACACCGCGACGTACGACGGCGACGACACCGTGGCCGGCTCGACCGGCACCGGCTCGCTGAGCGTGACGGCGGTGCCGGACCCCGAGCCGGTCGCCTCGACGGTCACCGTCGTGGCCAGCCCCGGCACGGTGCAGGTCGGCCAGCGGGCCGCCGTCACCGTCACCGTCGCCGCGGACGGCACCACGCCCGCCGGCGCGGTCACCCTGCGCGACAACGGCCGGGTCCTCGCGACCGGGACCCTCAGGAGCGGCAAGGCCACCTTCACGGTCGGGCCCTACGCCGGCGCGGCCACGCACACCTTCATGGCGACGTACGCCGGCAGCGCCTCGGTCGCCGCCGGGTCCGGCACCGCTCGCCTGGTGGTCAAGGCCGCGCCGCGCCCCGCGATCAAGGTCCGGTCCAAGGTCGTCGACGCCGTGGCCGACCGCAGCACCGGCCGGATCAAGATCGAGTGCGTGCCCGCCGGGGTGCGCTGCGTGGGTCCCGTCGAGCTGCGGGCCGGCGGCAAGCTGCTCGGCCTGGGACGCATCGACGTCGCCGGTGGGCGCACGTCGAACGTCGTGATCCGGCTGTCGGCACGGGCCAAGGCCGCGCTGGCCAAGCAGCCCAGCCTGCGCGCCAACCTCACCGTCACGCTCAAGGGTGGCGGCGAGAAGAGGATCCTGGCGACGCTCAAGCGCTGA